The proteins below come from a single Aegilops tauschii subsp. strangulata cultivar AL8/78 chromosome 6, Aet v6.0, whole genome shotgun sequence genomic window:
- the LOC109758813 gene encoding protein FLX-like 2, with the protein MGSKGRMPPPYHHRPLPGPGSGPPHGMMHRDPYGPSMHQPPGPGPYPYDMLPPPEILEQKLAAQCGEIQKLAVENERLAASHASLRKELAAAQQELQRIQAQGEAAKAAQEQEMRGLLDKAAKMEADLKSYESVKADLQQVHAEAQNLAAARQHLLADAQKLNKDLQRNFGEAQQLPALTADLDAARQEYQHLRAAYEYERKLKVDHSESLQGMKKNYDSMVTELEKLRAELTNTTNIDRSGTLYNPNFAQKDGGTSSHHSAYDGGYGVAQARTPPGMPDPLSGSPAGTAPRSGYDPSRGNSYETSRLARVHDASRGATGYDSLKVAGYDTSRMPALGAQAAAPTAHGSSAGYYGSSQVTPPSHARAPGAPTYGSAQVPPSYASGLVPSSSYGATTAQGLPSYGQTQAPSYAHTQMPPSYGLAQASSHFAPTQGGSPYGLSAQPQGYGSAQAAPNIGGAYQAPHGRR; encoded by the exons ATGGGGAGCAAGGGGCGCATGCCTCCTCCTTACCACCACCGGCCGCTCCCAGGTCCCGGCTCTGGCCCGCCGCATGGCATGATGCACCGTGATCCGTACGGCCCGAGCATGCACCAACCGCCAGGGCCGGGGCCATACCCCTACGATATGTTGCCGCCGCCTGAGATCCTGGAGCAGAAGCTCGCGGCGCAGTGTGGAGAGATACAGAAGCTGGCGGTGGAGAACGAACGGCTCGCCGCGAGCCATGCGTCTCTGAGGAAAGAGCTCGCTGCCGCGCAGCAGGAGCTGCAGAGGATACAGGCGCAGGGGGAGGCGGCGAAGGCCGCCCAGGAGCAGGAGATGAGGGGCCTCCTTGATAAGGCTGCCAAGATGGAGGCCGATTTGAAGTCCTACGAGTCTGTCAAGGCGGACCTGCAGCAGGTGCACGCCGAGGCGCAGAACCTGGCGGCGGCAAGGCAGCATTTGTTGGCGGATGCGCAGAAGCTGAACAAAGACCTGCAGAGGAACTTTGGGGAGGCGCAGCAGCTGCCAGCACTCACGGCTGATCTTGATGCTGCTAGACAGGAATATCAGCACCTCAG GGCCGCATATGAGTATGAAAGGAAACTGAAGGTGGACCACTCCGAGTCGCTGCAGGGAATGAAGAAAAATTATGACTCCATGGTTACAGAGTTAGAGAAGCTTCGTGCTGAGTTGACAAACACAACTAATATTGACAGAAGTG GTACTTTGTACAATCCTAATTTTGCTCAGAAGGATGGCGGTACATCTAGCCACCATTCTGCTTATGATGGTGGCTATGGGGTTGCACAG GCTAGGACGCCCCCTGGTATGCCAGACCCTTTAAGCGGAAGCCCAGCTGGAACTGCTCCTCGTTCTGGATATGATCCATCAAGAGGGAATTCATATGAGACTTCTCGTCTTGCTAGAGTCCATGATGCATCAAGGGGTGCTACTGGTTACGACTCTCTGAAAGTTGCTGGATATGATACTTCTAGAATGCCTGCACTTGGAGCTCAGGCAGCGGCTCCAACTGCTCATGGGAGTAGTGCTGGTTACTATGGATCAAGTCAGGTCACACCACCTTCGCATGCACGGGCACCAGGTGCACCCACCTATGGATCTGCACAGGTGCCACCATCATATGCTTCTGGGCTAGTCCCATCTTCATCATACGGCGCAACAACAGCTCAGGGACTACCATCATATGGACAAACACAGGCTCCATCTTATGCACACACACAGATGCCACCATCCTATGGACTAGCACAGGCATCATCACATTTTGCCCCAACCCAGGGGGGGTCACCGTACGGGTTGTCTGCACAGCCTCAGGGCTATGGATCCGCGCAAGCAGCACCTAACATTGGTGGTGCTTATCAAGCTCCACATGGACGCAGATAA